In Amycolatopsis jiangsuensis, the following proteins share a genomic window:
- a CDS encoding copper homeostasis protein CutC: MSSTTALLEVIALSAEDAERAQEGGADRLELVADMASDGLTPSVETVRAVLAATDLPVRVMLRAENSFAAGDIDALRAIVAGLLDAGAREFVFGFLTEDSEVDVDACRVLLKEIDGQPWTFHRAIDRALDPLAACGVLAELGCDTVLAAGHPNGVGSGLPVLQQLARRAAGPELLVGGGLRAQQVHLLRAGGVRGFHVGGAVRPDGWEAPVDAAAVREWAELVKG, translated from the coding sequence ATGAGCTCGACGACCGCCCTGCTGGAAGTGATCGCGCTGAGCGCCGAGGACGCGGAGCGCGCGCAGGAGGGCGGCGCGGACCGGCTCGAACTGGTCGCGGACATGGCTTCCGACGGCCTCACCCCGTCCGTGGAGACGGTGCGCGCTGTGCTCGCGGCCACCGACCTGCCGGTCCGCGTGATGCTCCGCGCGGAGAACTCGTTCGCTGCCGGGGACATCGACGCGCTGCGGGCCATCGTGGCCGGGCTGCTCGACGCCGGCGCCCGTGAGTTCGTGTTCGGCTTCCTGACCGAGGATTCCGAGGTCGACGTGGACGCCTGTCGCGTGCTGCTGAAGGAGATCGACGGGCAGCCGTGGACGTTCCATCGCGCCATCGACCGAGCCCTGGACCCACTCGCCGCGTGCGGCGTGCTGGCCGAACTGGGCTGCGACACGGTGCTCGCCGCGGGGCATCCGAACGGCGTCGGCAGCGGTCTGCCGGTGTTGCAGCAGCTCGCCAGGCGCGCAGCCGGACCGGAGCTGCTGGTCGGTGGCGGGCTGCGTGCGCAACAGGTCCACTTGCTGCGCGCCGGTGGGGTGCGCGGGTTCCACGTGGGGGGCGCGGTGCGTCCGGACGGCTGGGAAGCGCCGGTCGACGCGGCCGCGGTGCGGGAGTGGGCCGAGCTGGTCAAGGGCTGA
- a CDS encoding LppU/SCO3897 family protein yields the protein MTTPPFGAPPAPNPFQPPGHFSSPGPRRRLSGKVKGLIAGAIVLALGLGVLAAFGVGAIARSAGPPSAGSCLYLSQAGLDTQSYHDAACSDSRATYRVDDVIRGRSSCHGEDYVRFEIYGTSRTSRTPQRTLCLALNVSNGECLRDVDDESSISKVACSDPSAEARAVVHNGKRSSRSCGEEDAVLVYAGPPVRTVCLQPTGENI from the coding sequence GTGACCACACCACCGTTCGGCGCGCCGCCGGCTCCGAACCCGTTCCAGCCGCCGGGGCACTTCTCGTCGCCGGGGCCGCGGCGAAGGCTCTCGGGCAAGGTGAAGGGGCTCATCGCGGGCGCCATCGTGCTGGCGCTCGGGCTCGGCGTGCTGGCTGCGTTCGGTGTCGGTGCCATCGCGCGCTCGGCCGGTCCGCCGTCCGCCGGCAGTTGCCTCTACCTCAGCCAGGCGGGCCTCGACACGCAGAGCTACCACGACGCCGCCTGCTCGGACAGCCGTGCCACGTACCGGGTCGACGACGTGATACGCGGCCGCTCCTCCTGTCACGGCGAGGACTACGTGCGCTTCGAGATCTACGGCACCTCGCGTACGTCGCGTACGCCGCAGCGGACGTTGTGTCTGGCCCTGAACGTGTCGAACGGCGAGTGCCTGCGTGACGTCGACGACGAGTCGTCCATCAGCAAGGTGGCGTGCAGCGATCCGTCCGCGGAAGCCCGCGCCGTGGTCCACAACGGCAAACGGTCGAGCAGAAGCTGCGGCGAAGAGGACGCAGTGCTCGTGTACGCGGGGCCGCCCGTCCGTACGGTGTGCCTTCAGCCGACAGGCGAGAACATCTAG
- a CDS encoding sensor histidine kinase codes for MIRRDERPRSGDATEPAVRRVGGRWRLRNWHLRTKLFAVLLIPALAVVVLVGLRITSDLGDAQQLAEFASRSRVDATVAEMVHQLQRERDVTVRFVAGGRKGPTTGLKAQRTRVDQAIGTFQKTFSDSAPRLDTTAAGSLQQSDDRLGVLGGLRYSAEHSAFPADAVLRSYSELISGLLDISDTAAADVSNGGLARLRLAGNALARIKDQMSVKRAVMSEALAQGTLSRDRTRSLLGAEAELAAARNDYRTFATPDQQRMYDDTVIGLVVDIGNDMVESALVQAENDESLSGLDPDRWDTASTYTVNLAHQVQQALLVQLQQETDTLAARARTSTIWDGGVVLAVLLVAGVLSVIIARSLLRPLRVLRRTALDVADHRLPEAVQRLLTEPDPGPENLRHRAAVAPVPVFTREEVGQVARAFDAVHGEAVRLAAEQAMLRENVNAMFVNLSQRSQDLVERQLSVLDRMEAGEQDPDTLAGLFELDHLATRMRRNSENLLVLSGTDLVREDSGPVVADEIIGAALSEVEDYQRIELGPAPALAVRGEVVNDLVHVVSELLENATRYSGEATPVTVESEWTAERAWRIEITDRGAGMPQAEIDRTNQRLGDPPEVDVEVSRRMGLYVVATLALRHDIRVSLRPGGGAGLTAAVLVPAALIVEAPPLPQPAEPEPAPEPELLAPLIPVEPEEPGALLTPVLEQGPPRRAPVVENVPQWPPAQEERSHLDLDAPTDRMPAYRDVLSRWFDSAAPEGEPPAPPEPRVVAPELLAEQQEPKSLPEPQWVPAVAVPPELPPEPAAELPPEMVPQEPLPPGPLPPEPESVPEPLRESGPPSETLSEPVFEAFRDPGVVPENEPPPWPPVAPEPADVAFPTVDPDGPADGPAPASLPLWPTPDELEQEDGAEDTWPFLRVAEVVDPGQVPEQRPILSLSPEAVRERMTSLQGGFRRGRHSRGDDTPHSD; via the coding sequence GTGATCCGTCGCGACGAGCGTCCCCGATCGGGCGACGCGACGGAGCCCGCTGTGCGGCGGGTCGGCGGCCGGTGGCGGCTGCGCAACTGGCACCTGCGCACCAAGCTCTTCGCCGTCCTGCTGATCCCCGCGCTCGCCGTGGTCGTGCTGGTCGGCCTGCGGATCACCAGCGATCTGGGGGACGCGCAGCAGCTCGCCGAGTTCGCCTCGCGCAGCCGGGTCGACGCGACGGTGGCCGAAATGGTGCACCAGCTGCAGCGGGAACGCGACGTCACGGTGCGGTTCGTGGCCGGCGGCCGGAAGGGCCCGACGACCGGTCTCAAAGCCCAGCGCACCCGGGTGGACCAGGCGATCGGCACGTTCCAGAAGACCTTCTCCGACAGTGCGCCCCGGCTCGACACCACCGCCGCGGGCAGTCTGCAGCAGAGCGACGACCGGCTCGGCGTGCTCGGCGGCCTGCGTTACTCCGCCGAGCATTCCGCCTTCCCGGCCGACGCCGTGCTCCGCTCCTACAGCGAGCTGATCTCCGGTCTGCTCGACATCAGTGACACTGCGGCGGCGGACGTCTCGAACGGGGGGCTGGCGCGGCTGCGCCTGGCCGGCAACGCGCTGGCCCGGATCAAGGACCAGATGTCGGTCAAGCGGGCGGTCATGTCCGAGGCACTGGCCCAGGGCACGCTCAGCCGGGACCGCACCCGTTCGCTGCTCGGCGCCGAGGCGGAGCTGGCCGCCGCCCGCAACGACTACCGCACCTTCGCCACCCCCGACCAGCAGCGGATGTACGACGACACGGTGATCGGGCTCGTCGTGGACATCGGCAACGACATGGTCGAATCGGCGCTGGTCCAGGCGGAGAACGACGAGTCGCTGTCCGGGCTCGACCCGGACCGCTGGGACACCGCGTCGACCTACACGGTCAACCTGGCCCACCAGGTGCAGCAGGCGCTGCTCGTCCAGCTGCAGCAGGAGACCGACACGCTCGCCGCCCGCGCCCGCACGTCGACGATCTGGGACGGCGGCGTCGTGCTGGCCGTGCTGCTGGTCGCCGGGGTGCTGTCGGTGATCATCGCGCGTTCGCTGCTGCGGCCGCTGCGCGTGCTGCGGCGCACCGCGCTCGACGTGGCCGACCATCGGCTGCCGGAAGCCGTGCAGCGGCTGCTCACCGAGCCCGACCCCGGACCGGAGAACCTGCGCCACCGTGCCGCGGTCGCGCCGGTGCCGGTCTTCACGCGCGAAGAAGTCGGCCAGGTCGCGCGCGCGTTCGACGCGGTGCACGGTGAGGCGGTGCGGCTGGCCGCGGAACAGGCGATGCTGCGCGAGAACGTCAACGCGATGTTCGTGAACCTCTCGCAGCGCAGCCAGGATCTCGTCGAACGGCAGCTGTCGGTGCTCGACCGGATGGAAGCCGGTGAGCAGGATCCGGACACGCTCGCCGGCCTGTTCGAGCTGGACCACCTTGCCACCCGGATGCGGCGCAACAGCGAGAACCTGCTCGTGCTTTCCGGTACCGACCTCGTGCGTGAGGACTCCGGACCGGTCGTCGCGGACGAGATCATCGGCGCGGCACTGTCCGAAGTGGAGGATTACCAGCGGATCGAACTGGGCCCGGCGCCCGCGCTGGCGGTACGTGGCGAGGTGGTCAACGACCTCGTGCACGTGGTGTCCGAACTGCTGGAGAACGCCACCCGTTACTCCGGCGAGGCGACCCCGGTCACCGTCGAGAGCGAGTGGACCGCCGAGCGCGCGTGGCGGATCGAGATCACCGACCGTGGTGCGGGCATGCCGCAGGCGGAGATCGACCGCACCAACCAGCGGCTGGGCGATCCGCCGGAGGTCGACGTCGAGGTGTCCCGGCGGATGGGCCTGTACGTGGTGGCGACTCTGGCGCTCCGGCACGACATCCGGGTTTCGCTGCGCCCGGGTGGGGGTGCCGGGCTGACCGCGGCCGTGCTCGTGCCTGCCGCGCTGATCGTCGAAGCACCCCCACTGCCGCAGCCGGCCGAACCGGAACCCGCGCCGGAGCCGGAGCTGCTCGCCCCGCTCATCCCGGTCGAGCCGGAAGAGCCCGGCGCCCTGCTCACCCCGGTGCTGGAGCAAGGCCCGCCGCGGCGGGCACCGGTCGTCGAGAACGTCCCGCAGTGGCCACCGGCGCAGGAGGAGCGGTCTCACCTGGACCTCGACGCGCCGACCGACCGGATGCCCGCCTACCGCGACGTGCTGTCGCGCTGGTTCGACTCCGCCGCGCCGGAGGGGGAGCCGCCCGCGCCGCCGGAACCGCGCGTGGTGGCGCCGGAACTGCTGGCCGAACAGCAGGAGCCGAAGTCGTTGCCGGAGCCGCAGTGGGTACCCGCGGTGGCGGTGCCGCCGGAGTTGCCGCCGGAGCCTGCGGCGGAGTTGCCGCCGGAAATGGTGCCGCAGGAGCCGCTGCCGCCGGGACCGTTGCCGCCGGAGCCCGAGTCCGTGCCGGAACCGCTGCGTGAGTCGGGGCCGCCGTCAGAAACGTTGTCAGAGCCGGTGTTCGAGGCGTTCCGCGATCCGGGGGTGGTGCCGGAGAACGAACCGCCGCCGTGGCCGCCGGTGGCGCCCGAACCGGCTGACGTGGCGTTCCCCACTGTGGATCCGGACGGGCCGGCCGACGGGCCGGCGCCGGCGTCGCTGCCGCTGTGGCCGACGCCGGATGAGCTGGAGCAGGAGGACGGCGCCGAGGACACCTGGCCGTTCCTGCGCGTCGCCGAGGTGGTGGACCCCGGGCAGGTGCCCGAGCAGCGGCCGATACTCTCGCTTTCCCCCGAAGCGGTGCGCGAGCGGATGACGAGCCTGCAAGGCGGGTTCCGGCGCGGCCGGCACTCCCGGGGGGACGACACCCCGCACTCGGATTGA
- a CDS encoding DNA repair helicase XPB produces MTDGPLIVQSDKTVLLEVDHPKAGDARIAIAPFAELERAPEHVHTYRITPLALWNARAAGHDAEQVVDALTTYSRFPVPQPLLIDVVDVMGRFGRLQIAHHPAHGLVLSTTDRAVLEEVSRNKKISPMLGARIDPDTVVVHPSERGRLKQALLKVGWPAEDLAGYVDGEAHPIALEESDWQLRDYQRGAAEAFWAGGSGVVVLPCGAGKTLVGAAAMAQAQATTLILVTNTVAGRQWKRELIARTSLTEEEIGEYSGEKKEIRPVTIATYQVITRRQKGEYKHLELFDTRDWGLVVYDEVHLLPAPVFRMTADLQSRRRLGLTATLVREDGREGDVFSLIGPKRYDVPWRDIEAQGWIAPAECTEVRVTLTEAERLSYATADSDERYKLAATAMTKIPVIKSIVDRHPGEPTLVIGAYLDQLEMLGAELEAPVIQGATRNKEREELFDRFRRGELRTLVVSKVANFSIDLPEASVAIQVSGTFGSRQEEAQRLGRLLRPKGDGRQAHFYSIVSRDTVDTEYAAHRQRFLAEQGYAYHIVDAEDLRRPL; encoded by the coding sequence GTGACCGATGGCCCCTTGATCGTGCAGTCCGACAAGACCGTGCTGCTCGAAGTCGACCACCCGAAGGCAGGCGACGCGCGGATCGCGATCGCCCCGTTCGCCGAGCTCGAACGGGCGCCCGAGCACGTGCACACCTACCGGATCACGCCGCTGGCGCTGTGGAACGCACGGGCAGCCGGGCACGACGCCGAGCAGGTCGTGGACGCGCTCACGACGTATTCGCGGTTCCCGGTGCCGCAGCCGCTGCTGATCGACGTGGTCGACGTGATGGGCCGGTTCGGCCGGCTGCAGATCGCCCACCACCCGGCACACGGCCTGGTCCTGTCCACCACCGACCGCGCAGTGCTGGAAGAGGTGTCGCGGAACAAGAAGATCAGCCCGATGCTGGGCGCGCGGATCGATCCGGACACCGTGGTCGTGCACCCGTCCGAACGCGGCCGGCTCAAGCAGGCGCTGCTGAAGGTCGGCTGGCCGGCCGAGGACCTCGCCGGCTACGTGGACGGCGAGGCGCATCCGATCGCGCTGGAGGAGAGCGACTGGCAGCTGCGGGACTACCAGCGCGGGGCGGCCGAGGCGTTCTGGGCCGGCGGCTCCGGTGTCGTCGTGCTGCCCTGCGGCGCGGGCAAGACGCTGGTGGGCGCGGCCGCGATGGCGCAGGCCCAGGCGACCACGCTGATCCTGGTGACCAACACCGTCGCCGGGCGCCAGTGGAAGCGCGAGCTGATCGCGCGCACGTCGCTGACCGAGGAGGAGATCGGCGAGTACTCCGGGGAGAAGAAGGAGATCCGGCCGGTCACGATCGCGACCTACCAGGTCATCACGCGCAGGCAGAAGGGTGAGTACAAGCACCTGGAGCTGTTCGACACCCGCGACTGGGGCCTGGTCGTGTACGACGAGGTGCACCTGCTGCCGGCTCCGGTGTTCCGGATGACGGCCGACCTGCAGTCCCGCCGCCGCCTGGGGCTCACCGCGACGCTGGTGCGCGAGGACGGACGCGAGGGCGACGTGTTCTCCCTGATCGGGCCGAAGCGTTACGACGTGCCGTGGCGCGACATCGAGGCACAGGGCTGGATCGCCCCCGCGGAATGCACCGAGGTCCGGGTGACCCTCACCGAGGCCGAGCGCCTGTCGTACGCGACCGCGGACTCGGACGAGCGCTACAAGCTGGCCGCCACCGCGATGACCAAGATCCCGGTGATCAAGTCCATTGTGGACCGGCATCCCGGCGAGCCGACCCTGGTCATCGGCGCGTACCTGGACCAGCTGGAGATGCTGGGCGCGGAACTGGAGGCCCCGGTGATCCAGGGCGCGACCCGGAACAAGGAGCGCGAGGAACTGTTCGACCGCTTCCGCCGCGGCGAACTGCGCACCCTGGTGGTGTCCAAGGTGGCGAACTTCTCGATCGACCTGCCGGAAGCCTCGGTGGCGATCCAGGTGTCGGGCACGTTCGGCTCCCGCCAGGAGGAAGCACAACGCCTCGGCCGCCTGCTGCGCCCGAAGGGAGACGGCCGACAGGCCCACTTCTACTCGATCGTCTCCCGCGACACCGTGGACACCGAATACGCCGCCCACCGCCAGCGTTTCCTGGCCGAGCAGGGCTACGCCTACCACATCGTGGACGCAGAGGACCTCCGCCGACCACTCTGA
- a CDS encoding ABC transporter substrate-binding protein: MKVIGPAFALVALLFASTGCGLFQSADSPQPPPPERTTLRVGVATPIDTAPLRIAAASGKFREAGLNVELVDLGTDDGVAKLTSGRVDVTFASDVSLFRAAAAGTALQLQGEAYTSGDNTIALVTLPGSDYREPTSKKSPKIAVDRTDDVGALTARSVLATAGVDPAKVRLQASPFSQMPEVLQSGGADAAVMVEPFITQAEKELGAQILADGSSGATLDFPASGYAATGAFAAANPRTLAAFRRVLTQAQLAAADPATVRDALPSFSDIDATTAALISLGSYPTTLSATRLQRVADLMHSSGQIPNRLDVQAMLPVENQP; the protein is encoded by the coding sequence ATGAAGGTGATCGGTCCGGCGTTCGCGCTGGTCGCGCTGCTCTTCGCGAGCACGGGCTGCGGGCTGTTCCAGTCTGCTGACAGTCCGCAACCACCTCCGCCCGAACGGACTACCTTGCGCGTCGGGGTAGCCACTCCGATAGACACCGCGCCGTTACGGATCGCAGCCGCCTCCGGGAAGTTCCGGGAGGCCGGCCTGAACGTCGAACTGGTCGACCTCGGCACCGACGACGGCGTGGCCAAGCTGACCTCGGGCAGGGTCGACGTCACGTTCGCCAGCGACGTCTCACTGTTCCGCGCTGCCGCGGCGGGCACCGCACTCCAGCTGCAGGGCGAGGCCTACACCTCGGGCGACAACACGATCGCCCTCGTCACGCTCCCCGGCTCGGACTACCGCGAGCCCACCTCGAAGAAGTCCCCGAAGATCGCGGTCGACCGCACGGACGACGTCGGCGCGCTGACCGCCCGCTCGGTGCTCGCCACCGCGGGCGTCGACCCGGCCAAGGTCCGCCTGCAGGCGAGCCCGTTCTCGCAGATGCCGGAGGTCCTGCAGTCCGGCGGAGCGGACGCGGCGGTGATGGTGGAACCCTTCATCACCCAGGCGGAGAAGGAGCTGGGCGCGCAGATCCTTGCCGACGGATCGAGCGGGGCGACGCTCGATTTCCCGGCCTCCGGCTACGCGGCGACCGGCGCCTTCGCGGCGGCGAACCCGCGTACGCTCGCCGCTTTCCGCCGCGTGCTCACCCAGGCCCAGCTCGCCGCGGCGGACCCGGCCACGGTCCGCGACGCACTGCCGTCGTTCTCCGACATCGACGCGACCACTGCGGCATTGATCTCTCTCGGCAGCTACCCGACCACGCTGTCGGCGACGCGGCTGCAACGCGTGGCCGACCTGATGCACAGCTCCGGGCAGATCCCGAACCGGCTCGACGTACAGGCCATGTTGCCCGTGGAAAACCAGCCGTAA
- a CDS encoding S53 family peptidase — protein sequence MRMRKLVAAAVPLPALLCLSLTGVANADPLISLSGNDAPLVASARSGDVDGARQITAALSLKLHNQQALRQFLADVQNPASPNYHHFLTPQQFTTAFGPTQAEADQAVEFLKDNGATGITVSGNRQAVTFSGTAAQLESAFHTGIGNYLDTVTGRTFFANDSAPALPKSVASVVDSVVGLDNHAVQQHSTTEQAPHAAKAVTPDILKKAYGTGDLSATGAGVSVGFVEFDGYDKSDITAYDSKYGLKGGSVTTVPVNGTSYDDSPGQGETEVDLDVEVVHAVAAAADSYVYEAENSSAGELAMYQQIASDKKVSVVSISWGACEAAEGASAANSVDKAIATGTAEGISYFAAAGDDGTTDCARQNGSKDKAVDFPASSPNVSGVGGTQLSVDSSNGYDGEVAWNDGASGGAGGGGTSTIFDAPSWQGKQSTTKREVPDVSADAAQGSAYTIVSGGQTGNVWGTSGAAPLWAGFTVLQNEVSGGPLGNLNPKFYDIGNGAQYGSGFNDVTEGNNDFNGTTGFSAGTGYDQVTGWGSFKGAGLSGLLGS from the coding sequence ATGCGCATGCGCAAGCTCGTCGCCGCGGCCGTCCCGCTGCCGGCGTTGCTGTGCCTTTCGCTGACCGGTGTGGCCAACGCCGATCCGCTGATTTCCTTGTCCGGCAATGACGCGCCGCTCGTCGCCAGTGCACGCAGTGGCGATGTCGACGGTGCCAGGCAGATCACCGCCGCGTTGTCGTTGAAGCTGCACAACCAGCAAGCGCTGCGGCAGTTCCTCGCGGACGTGCAGAATCCGGCCTCGCCGAACTACCACCACTTCCTCACCCCGCAGCAGTTCACTACTGCATTCGGCCCAACCCAGGCCGAGGCGGATCAGGCGGTCGAATTCCTGAAAGACAATGGCGCCACCGGGATCACGGTTTCCGGTAACCGTCAGGCGGTCACCTTCTCCGGTACCGCGGCCCAGCTGGAATCCGCGTTCCACACCGGGATCGGGAATTACCTCGACACGGTCACCGGCCGCACCTTCTTCGCCAACGACTCCGCTCCGGCGCTGCCGAAGTCGGTGGCGTCGGTGGTCGACTCCGTGGTCGGGCTCGACAACCACGCGGTCCAGCAGCACTCCACAACCGAACAGGCCCCGCACGCGGCCAAAGCGGTGACCCCGGACATCCTCAAGAAGGCGTACGGCACCGGCGATCTCTCGGCCACCGGTGCCGGGGTGAGCGTGGGTTTCGTCGAGTTCGACGGGTACGACAAGTCGGACATCACGGCCTACGACTCGAAGTACGGCCTCAAGGGCGGCTCGGTGACCACCGTACCGGTCAACGGCACGAGCTACGACGACAGCCCGGGTCAGGGGGAGACCGAGGTCGACCTGGACGTCGAGGTCGTGCACGCGGTGGCCGCCGCGGCGGACTCCTACGTGTACGAGGCGGAGAACTCCAGCGCCGGCGAGCTGGCGATGTACCAGCAGATCGCGTCGGACAAGAAGGTCTCGGTGGTCTCCATCTCGTGGGGTGCTTGCGAAGCGGCGGAGGGTGCTTCGGCGGCCAACAGCGTGGACAAGGCGATCGCCACCGGCACCGCGGAGGGCATCAGCTACTTCGCCGCCGCGGGCGACGACGGCACCACCGACTGCGCTCGCCAGAACGGCTCGAAGGACAAGGCGGTCGACTTCCCCGCGTCCAGCCCGAATGTCTCGGGCGTCGGCGGCACGCAGCTGTCGGTGGACTCGTCGAACGGCTACGACGGTGAGGTCGCGTGGAACGACGGCGCCTCCGGTGGCGCCGGCGGTGGTGGCACGTCCACGATCTTCGACGCGCCGTCCTGGCAGGGCAAGCAGAGCACGACCAAGCGCGAGGTTCCGGACGTTTCGGCGGACGCCGCGCAGGGCTCGGCCTACACCATCGTTTCCGGTGGCCAGACCGGCAACGTGTGGGGCACCTCGGGTGCGGCTCCGCTGTGGGCGGGCTTCACCGTGCTGCAGAACGAGGTCAGCGGGGGCCCGCTGGGCAACCTGAACCCGAAGTTCTACGACATCGGCAACGGCGCGCAGTACGGCAGCGGCTTCAACGACGTGACCGAGGGCAACAACGACTTCAACGGCACGACCGGCTTCAGCGCCGGAACCGGCTACGACCAGGTCACCGGCTGGGGTTCGTTCAAGGGCGCCGGGCTCTCCGGTCTGCTCGGCAGCTGA